The following are encoded in a window of Pseudomonas graminis genomic DNA:
- a CDS encoding RluA family pseudouridine synthase: MPLSNVHILHQDDAVLVVNKPTLLLSVPGRADDNKDCLITRLQENGYPEARIVHRLDWETSGIILLARDADTHRELSRQFHDRETEKAYTALAWGQPALDSGSIDLPLRYDPPTKPRHVVDHELGKHALTFWKVLERYDSHCRVELTPITGRSHQLRVHMLSIGHPLLGDGLYAHPEALAAYPRLCLHASMLAFTHPGTGERVRFECPAPF, translated from the coding sequence ATGCCGCTGTCCAACGTTCATATCCTCCATCAGGACGACGCTGTCCTGGTGGTGAACAAGCCTACCCTGCTGCTTTCGGTCCCCGGTCGCGCTGACGATAACAAGGACTGTCTGATTACCCGCCTGCAGGAAAACGGCTACCCCGAGGCGAGAATCGTCCACCGGCTGGACTGGGAAACGTCCGGGATCATTTTGCTGGCCCGTGACGCGGACACCCACCGTGAGTTGTCTCGGCAGTTTCATGACCGCGAGACGGAGAAGGCCTACACGGCACTGGCCTGGGGTCAGCCGGCACTGGACAGTGGCAGTATCGATTTGCCGTTGCGCTACGATCCGCCGACCAAGCCGCGTCATGTGGTGGATCATGAATTGGGCAAGCATGCGTTGACGTTCTGGAAGGTGCTGGAGCGGTATGACTCGCATTGTCGGGTTGAGCTGACGCCGATTACAGGGCGGTCGCATCAGTTGCGGGTGCACATGTTGTCGATCGGGCATCCGTTGCTGGGCGATGGCTTGTATGCGCATCCGGAGGCGCTGGCGGCGTATCCGCGGCTGTGTCTGCATGCAAGCATGCTGGCGTTTACCCATCCGGGGACGGGCGAGCGTGTTCGGTTCGAGTGCCCGGCGCCGTTTTGA
- the minE gene encoding cell division topological specificity factor MinE has translation MSIFDFFRANKKPSTASVAKERLQIIVAHERGQRSTPDYLPALQKELVEVIRKYVNIGNDDVHVALENDGSCSILELNITLPDR, from the coding sequence ATGAGCATTTTTGACTTCTTTCGTGCCAACAAAAAGCCCAGCACCGCGTCGGTAGCGAAAGAGCGTCTACAGATCATCGTGGCGCATGAACGCGGCCAACGCAGCACCCCGGATTACCTGCCCGCCTTGCAGAAGGAGCTGGTCGAGGTGATCCGCAAGTACGTCAATATCGGTAACGATGACGTGCATGTCGCCCTTGAAAACGACGGCAGCTGCTCGATTCTGGAACTGAATATCACCCTGCCTGATCGTTGA
- the minD gene encoding septum site-determining protein MinD, giving the protein MAKILVVTSGKGGVGKTTTSAAIGTGLALRGHKTVIVDFDVGLRNLDLIMGCERRVVYDFVNVVNGEANLQQALIKDKKIEGLYVLAASQTRDKDALTKEGVEKVLMELKETFEYVVCDSPAGIETGAHLAMYFADEAIVVTNPEVSSVRDSDRMLGLLASKSRRAERGEDPIKEHLLLTRYNPERVSKGEMLGVEDVKEILAVTLLGVIPESQAVLKASNQGVPVILDDQSDAGQAYSDAVDRLLGKDREHRFLDVQKKGFFERLFGGN; this is encoded by the coding sequence TTGGCCAAGATTCTCGTGGTTACATCCGGCAAGGGTGGTGTGGGCAAGACCACCACCAGCGCCGCCATCGGTACCGGTCTCGCACTGCGCGGCCACAAGACAGTAATCGTCGACTTCGACGTCGGCCTGCGTAACCTCGACCTGATCATGGGTTGCGAGCGTCGCGTCGTTTATGACTTCGTCAACGTAGTGAACGGCGAAGCCAACCTGCAGCAAGCGCTGATCAAGGACAAGAAGATCGAAGGTCTTTACGTCCTCGCGGCCAGCCAGACCCGTGACAAAGACGCGCTGACCAAGGAAGGCGTTGAAAAAGTACTGATGGAACTCAAGGAAACCTTCGAGTACGTGGTCTGCGACTCCCCTGCCGGTATCGAAACGGGCGCTCACCTGGCGATGTATTTCGCCGACGAAGCCATCGTCGTGACCAACCCGGAAGTGTCCTCGGTTCGTGACTCGGACCGCATGCTGGGCCTGCTGGCCAGCAAGTCCCGCCGCGCCGAGCGTGGTGAAGATCCGATCAAGGAGCACTTGCTCCTGACCCGTTACAACCCTGAGCGCGTGAGCAAAGGCGAGATGCTGGGCGTTGAAGACGTCAAGGAAATCCTCGCGGTGACCCTGCTGGGCGTGATTCCAGAGTCCCAGGCCGTACTCAAGGCGTCCAACCAAGGCGTGCCGGTCATCCTTGATGACCAGAGCGACGCCGGCCAGGCGTACAGCGATGCCGTTGACCGTCTGTTGGGCAAGGACCGTGAGCACCGCTTCCTGGACGTACAGAAAAAAGGATTTTTCGAACGCCTGTTCGGGGGTAACTGA
- the minC gene encoding septum site-determining protein MinC, with protein MSQIELQDKEPVFQLKGSMLAITVLELARNNLEALDRQLAAKVAQAPNFFSNTPLVLALDKLPPDEGAIDLPAMMRICRQHGLRTLAIRANRIEDIAAAISIDLPVLPPSGARERPLDPTEGEIKKKPEIIEKPPEPLIKPTKIITAPVRGGQQIYAQGSDLVVISSVSPGAELLADGNIHVYGPMRGRALAGIKGDTKARIFCQQMVAELISIAGQYKVSEDLRRDPLWGAGVQISLSGDVLNITRL; from the coding sequence ATGAGCCAAATCGAATTGCAAGACAAGGAACCCGTGTTCCAGCTAAAGGGCAGCATGCTGGCCATCACTGTGCTGGAACTGGCCCGCAACAACCTCGAAGCGCTGGATCGTCAACTGGCGGCAAAAGTCGCCCAGGCGCCGAACTTCTTCAGCAATACACCGCTGGTGCTGGCGCTCGACAAGTTGCCGCCGGATGAAGGCGCGATCGATCTGCCGGCAATGATGCGCATCTGCCGCCAGCACGGGTTGCGCACTCTGGCCATTCGCGCCAACCGGATTGAAGACATTGCCGCCGCCATTTCCATCGACCTGCCGGTGCTGCCGCCGTCGGGTGCGCGCGAGCGACCGCTCGATCCGACGGAAGGCGAAATCAAGAAGAAGCCGGAAATTATTGAAAAGCCGCCCGAGCCGCTGATCAAGCCCACCAAGATCATCACCGCCCCCGTGCGCGGTGGTCAGCAGATCTACGCCCAGGGCTCGGATCTGGTGGTAATTTCCTCGGTCAGCCCCGGCGCCGAACTGCTCGCGGACGGCAACATTCACGTATACGGCCCGATGCGCGGCCGCGCGCTGGCGGGGATCAAAGGCGATACCAAGGCACGGATTTTCTGCCAGCAGATGGTCGCCGAACTGATCTCCATCGCCGGCCAGTACAAGGTGTCCGAAGACCTGCGCCGGGATCCGCTGTGGGGCGCCGGTGTGCAGATCAGTCTCTCCGGCGACGTGTTGAACATCACCCGTCTTTAA
- a CDS encoding lipid A biosynthesis lauroyl acyltransferase has product MDRPRFRAHFLHPRFWLLWLGLGLLWLIVQLPFRVLLVIGRALGWVMYYQATDRRVIAARNLELCFPQYSKAERKRLLKKNFASTGIAFFEMAMSWWWSKPRLARLAHIEGLHHLKQAQLDGHGVILMALHFTTLEIGAALLGQQHTIDGMYRQHKNALFDYVQRRGRERHNMDSIAVEREDVRGMIKQLRKGRAIWYAPDQDYGAKQSIFVPLFGIQAATVPATSKFAKLGHALVVPFTQERLADGSGYKLVIHPPLSDFPGESDEADCIRINQWVERAVTECPEQYLWAHRRFKSRPPGEPKLYKKRG; this is encoded by the coding sequence ATGGATCGCCCGCGTTTTCGAGCTCACTTTCTTCATCCCCGCTTCTGGCTGCTGTGGCTGGGGCTGGGCTTGCTCTGGCTGATCGTGCAGTTGCCGTTTCGCGTGTTGCTGGTGATCGGTCGTGCTTTGGGCTGGGTCATGTATTACCAGGCGACCGATCGACGGGTGATCGCCGCGCGTAACCTCGAACTGTGTTTCCCACAGTATTCGAAAGCCGAGCGCAAACGCCTGCTCAAGAAAAATTTCGCCTCCACCGGCATCGCTTTTTTCGAGATGGCCATGAGCTGGTGGTGGAGCAAGCCCCGTCTCGCGCGGCTGGCGCACATCGAAGGCCTGCATCATTTAAAGCAGGCGCAGCTGGACGGCCATGGCGTCATCCTCATGGCGCTGCACTTCACGACACTGGAAATCGGCGCCGCCCTGCTCGGGCAGCAGCACACCATCGACGGCATGTACCGCCAGCACAAGAATGCGCTGTTCGATTACGTGCAGCGCCGCGGCCGCGAGCGCCACAACATGGATTCCATCGCGGTCGAGCGCGAAGACGTGCGCGGCATGATCAAGCAACTGCGCAAGGGCCGGGCGATCTGGTACGCGCCAGATCAGGACTACGGCGCCAAGCAAAGCATCTTCGTGCCGCTGTTCGGCATTCAGGCCGCCACCGTGCCGGCCACCAGCAAATTCGCCAAGCTCGGCCACGCCCTGGTGGTGCCGTTTACTCAGGAGCGCCTGGCCGATGGCAGTGGTTACAAGCTGGTGATCCATCCGCCCCTGAGCGACTTTCCGGGGGAGAGCGACGAGGCAGACTGCATCCGCATCAATCAATGGGTCGAGCGCGCGGTCACCGAATGCCCCGAGCAATACCTGTGGGCGCACCGGCGTTTCAAGAGTCGACCGCCGGGTGAGCCGAAGCTGTACAAGAAGCGTGGCTGA
- a CDS encoding patatin-like phospholipase family protein: MTTSATEQQAVRHGSALAPGVEPVTGLILSGGGARAAYQVGVLAGIADLLPVGAKNPFPVIVGTSAGAINAVKLASGAAQFRTAIHELTDFWQGFRSHQVLRSDWLGVVRQAARFFGRSLLGIGRQQVPVALLNSSPLKDLLTARLNLDGIDEAIEARHLRAVAITAFGYESGQAVTFYQGKGTIDSWLRHRRIGLPTRLTIDHLLASSAIPLLFAPVKLGQEYFGDGAVRQSAPISPALHLGANRVLVVGVSGNPRGPGANPPVPRAVRGVQPSLAQIGGHMLNSTFIDSLESDIELLERLNIVSRMLPGPDVPKPQSSDSTPIQSLAPVEVLVISPSQPIDEIAARHRRELPPALRTFLRGPGATKTSGAGVLSYLLFESGYCSELIELGRRDAMAQKDELMRFLQLE, translated from the coding sequence ATGACGACAAGCGCCACAGAACAACAAGCGGTGCGCCACGGCTCAGCCCTAGCCCCCGGCGTCGAGCCTGTCACCGGGCTGATTCTGTCCGGTGGCGGTGCCCGCGCGGCCTATCAGGTGGGCGTACTGGCCGGCATCGCTGACCTGCTGCCTGTCGGCGCCAAGAATCCTTTTCCGGTCATCGTCGGCACCTCCGCCGGCGCGATCAATGCCGTGAAGCTGGCCAGCGGCGCCGCGCAGTTTCGTACGGCAATCCACGAACTCACTGACTTCTGGCAGGGCTTTCGCAGCCATCAAGTGTTGCGCAGCGACTGGCTCGGCGTCGTCCGGCAGGCCGCGCGATTCTTCGGTCGCAGCCTGTTGGGCATCGGTCGCCAACAGGTCCCGGTGGCGCTGCTCAACAGTTCGCCGCTCAAGGACCTGCTGACCGCGCGGCTCAACCTCGACGGCATCGACGAAGCCATTGAAGCCAGGCATCTGCGCGCGGTGGCGATCACCGCATTCGGTTACGAGTCGGGGCAGGCGGTCACGTTTTATCAGGGCAAGGGCACGATCGATTCCTGGCTGCGGCATCGCCGGATCGGCCTGCCTACGCGCTTGACCATTGACCATCTGCTGGCCAGTTCCGCGATTCCGTTGCTGTTCGCGCCGGTGAAGCTGGGACAGGAATATTTTGGTGACGGCGCGGTGCGGCAATCGGCGCCGATCAGTCCGGCGCTGCACCTGGGCGCCAACCGCGTGCTGGTGGTGGGCGTCAGCGGCAACCCCCGTGGCCCTGGCGCAAACCCGCCCGTGCCGCGCGCGGTCCGTGGCGTGCAACCGAGTCTCGCGCAGATCGGTGGGCACATGCTCAACAGCACATTTATTGACAGCCTCGAAAGCGATATCGAACTGCTGGAGCGGCTGAACATCGTCAGCCGCATGCTGCCCGGGCCCGACGTGCCAAAGCCGCAGTCCTCAGACTCGACGCCCATTCAATCCCTGGCGCCGGTTGAGGTGCTGGTGATTTCGCCCAGCCAGCCCATCGACGAAATCGCCGCTCGCCATCGCCGCGAATTGCCGCCGGCGCTGCGCACGTTTCTGCGCGGGCCCGGTGCGACGAAGACCAGTGGGGCAGGGGTATTGAGTTATCTGTTGTTCGAATCGGGTTATTGCAGTGAGCTCATCGAACTGGGCCGCCGCGACGCGATGGCCCAGAAGGATGAGTTGATGCGGTTCCTGCAGTTGGAGTAG
- a CDS encoding pirin family protein: MPPFRKVLSIQAGQPTSDGAGVKLTRVFGGPGIEAFDPFLMLDEFGSENPDEYIAGFPPHPHRGFETVTYMLEGRMRHEDHMGNVGLLQGGGVQWMTAARGVIHSEMPEQEKGAMRGFQLWLNLPAKSKMGDAGYDDIQPERIPRITTQNGVEVVVIAGQFDDGHTSQAGAVQRPDTEPQYFDFHMPAGSLISPRVAEGHRVLLYVYEGEVEIAGQPQKLGTSRLARLSESGEIQLNTQAGARVLLIAGKPLGEPIVQYGPFVMNSREEIEQALRDFRDDKLTA; encoded by the coding sequence ATGCCCCCATTTCGTAAAGTGCTGTCGATCCAGGCCGGCCAACCGACGTCCGACGGTGCCGGCGTTAAGCTGACCCGTGTGTTCGGCGGGCCCGGCATCGAAGCCTTCGACCCGTTCCTGATGCTCGACGAGTTCGGCTCCGAGAACCCCGACGAGTACATCGCCGGCTTTCCGCCCCATCCCCATCGCGGCTTTGAAACCGTGACCTACATGCTCGAAGGTCGCATGCGCCATGAAGACCACATGGGCAACGTCGGCTTGCTGCAAGGCGGCGGCGTGCAGTGGATGACCGCTGCGCGCGGCGTGATTCACAGCGAAATGCCCGAGCAGGAGAAAGGCGCCATGCGCGGCTTCCAGCTGTGGCTCAACCTGCCGGCCAAATCGAAGATGGGCGACGCCGGTTACGACGACATTCAGCCCGAGCGCATTCCGCGCATCACCACGCAGAACGGCGTCGAGGTCGTGGTCATCGCCGGACAGTTCGACGACGGTCACACGTCCCAGGCAGGCGCCGTGCAGCGTCCGGACACCGAGCCGCAGTATTTCGATTTCCACATGCCTGCCGGCAGCCTCATCAGCCCGCGCGTCGCCGAGGGCCATCGCGTGCTGTTGTACGTGTACGAAGGTGAAGTCGAGATCGCAGGACAGCCACAGAAACTGGGTACGAGCCGTCTCGCGCGATTGTCGGAAAGCGGTGAGATTCAGCTAAATACCCAGGCGGGCGCACGCGTGTTGCTGATCGCTGGCAAGCCGCTGGGCGAACCGATCGTGCAATACGGCCCGTTCGTGATGAACAGTCGGGAAGAAATCGAACAGGCCCTGCGGGATTTTCGGGATGACAAGCTTACGGCGTGA
- a CDS encoding MlaA family lipoprotein, translating to MAKRLLLIAALLCAGAVHAADAPIISQAAPVQRIDNPDGFTEPLKSLKFNPGLDAQEFERSSLNALNVYDPLESWNRRVYHFNYRFDEWVFLPVVNGYKYVTPSFVRTGVSNFFGNLGDVPNLLNSLLQFKGKRSMETTGRLIVNTTLGIAGLWDPATLMGLKKQSEDFGQTLGFYGVPAGPYLVLPILGPSNLRDTGGLVFDFTAESQINFLNVAQVSEDHPELYLLRAIDRRYTTSFRYGQMDSPFEYEKVRYVYTEARKLQVSE from the coding sequence GTGGCTAAACGTCTATTGCTTATCGCCGCCCTCCTCTGCGCTGGCGCCGTCCACGCGGCCGACGCGCCGATCATTTCCCAGGCAGCCCCGGTCCAACGCATCGATAACCCGGACGGGTTCACCGAGCCGTTGAAGTCGCTGAAATTCAACCCGGGTCTGGATGCTCAGGAGTTCGAGCGCTCGTCCCTCAACGCGCTGAACGTCTATGACCCGCTGGAATCCTGGAACCGCCGGGTCTACCACTTCAACTATCGCTTCGATGAGTGGGTGTTCCTGCCGGTGGTCAACGGCTACAAATACGTAACACCGAGCTTCGTGCGCACCGGCGTCAGCAACTTCTTCGGCAACCTGGGCGATGTCCCGAACCTGCTGAACAGCCTGCTGCAGTTCAAGGGCAAGCGTTCGATGGAAACCACCGGCCGCCTGATCGTCAACACCACGCTGGGCATTGCCGGGCTGTGGGACCCGGCGACCCTGATGGGCCTGAAGAAACAAAGCGAAGACTTCGGTCAGACCCTGGGTTTCTATGGCGTACCGGCCGGCCCGTACCTGGTGCTGCCGATCCTCGGTCCATCGAACCTGCGTGACACCGGCGGCCTGGTCTTCGACTTCACCGCTGAATCGCAGATCAACTTCCTCAACGTTGCCCAGGTCAGCGAAGACCACCCTGAGCTGTACCTGCTGCGCGCCATCGACCGTCGCTACACCACCAGCTTCCGCTACGGTCAGATGGATTCGCCGTTCGAGTACGAGAAAGTCCGTTACGTGTACACCGAAGCCCGCAAGCTGCAGGTGTCCGAGTAA
- a CDS encoding serine/threonine protein kinase, protein MLRFLRLAALSGGLFLSASVMAVDIDPSSYGFPLTNPFEATIATTPPDLRAKVPEDADIDQDDYSLTMRPEREFTLPDNFWAVKKLRYRLAKQDHPAPLIFLIAGTGAPYNSTLNEYLKKLYYGAGYNVVQLSSPTSYDFMSAASRFATPGVTKEDAEDLYRVMQAVRAQQSKLQVTEYYLTGYSLGALDAAFVSKLDETRRSFNFKKVLLINPPVNLYTSITNLDKMVQTDVKGITNSTTFYELVLQKLTRYFREKGYIDLNDALLYDFQQSKQHLSNEQMAMLIGTSFRFSAADIAFTSDLINRRGLITPPKTPISEGTSLTPFLKRALQCDFDCYVTEQVIPMWRARTDGGSLLQLVDQVSLYALKDYLASSKKIAVMHNADDVILGPGDLGFLRKTFGDRLTVYPYGGHCGNMNYRVNSDAMLEFFRG, encoded by the coding sequence ATGCTTCGTTTTCTGCGCCTCGCCGCCTTATCAGGCGGCCTGTTTTTGAGTGCGTCCGTGATGGCGGTCGATATCGATCCGTCCAGCTATGGCTTCCCCTTGACCAATCCGTTCGAAGCGACCATCGCCACGACCCCACCGGATTTGCGTGCCAAGGTGCCTGAAGACGCCGACATCGATCAGGACGATTACAGCCTCACCATGCGTCCGGAGCGCGAGTTCACACTGCCGGATAACTTCTGGGCCGTGAAAAAACTGCGTTACCGCCTCGCCAAACAAGACCACCCTGCGCCCCTGATCTTCCTGATCGCCGGCACCGGCGCGCCTTATAACAGCACCCTTAATGAATACCTGAAGAAGCTGTACTACGGCGCCGGTTACAACGTCGTGCAGCTTTCGTCGCCAACCAGCTACGACTTCATGAGCGCCGCCTCACGTTTCGCCACCCCGGGCGTGACCAAGGAAGACGCCGAAGACTTGTACCGCGTCATGCAGGCCGTTCGCGCCCAGCAGTCCAAGCTGCAGGTCACCGAGTATTACCTGACCGGTTATAGCCTCGGCGCACTGGATGCGGCGTTCGTCAGCAAACTCGACGAAACCCGCCGCAGCTTCAACTTCAAGAAAGTGCTGCTGATCAACCCACCGGTGAACCTCTACACGTCGATCACCAACCTCGACAAGATGGTGCAGACCGACGTCAAAGGCATCACCAACAGCACCACCTTCTATGAACTGGTGCTGCAGAAGCTGACCCGTTACTTCCGTGAAAAAGGCTACATCGACCTGAACGATGCGCTGCTGTATGACTTTCAGCAGTCCAAGCAGCACCTGTCCAATGAACAGATGGCCATGCTGATCGGCACCTCGTTCCGGTTCTCTGCAGCCGACATCGCCTTCACCTCCGACCTGATCAACCGTCGCGGCCTGATTACCCCGCCGAAGACCCCGATCAGCGAAGGCACCAGCCTGACGCCGTTCCTCAAGCGCGCGCTGCAATGCGATTTCGACTGCTACGTGACCGAGCAGGTTATCCCGATGTGGCGTGCCCGTACCGACGGCGGCAGCCTGCTGCAACTGGTTGATCAGGTCAGCCTGTACGCGCTGAAGGATTACCTGGCGAGCAGCAAGAAGATCGCCGTGATGCACAACGCCGACGACGTGATCCTCGGCCCGGGCGACCTCGGTTTCCTGCGCAAGACTTTTGGCGATCGCCTGACCGTTTACCCTTACGGCGGTCACTGCGGCAACATGAACTATCGCGTCAACAGCGACGCCATGCTGGAGTTTTTCCGTGGCTAA